From a single Nissabacter sp. SGAir0207 genomic region:
- the acs gene encoding acetate--CoA ligase, with the protein MSQIHKHPVPAAIAEHALINPEQYQQYYKQSVEDPEAFWGEHGKIIDWITPYSQVKNTSFVPGNISIRWFEDGTLNLAANCLDRHLAERGDQTAIIWEADNPQEESQSLTYRQLHQQVCRFANALKKLGIRKGDVVAIYMPMVPEAAVAMLACARIGAVHSVIFGGFSPDAVAGRIIDSSAKLVITADEGLRAGRTIPLKKNVDDALKNASVTSITHSIVLRRTGKQGEWQEGRDLWWHDVIRDVSDDCPAEEMKAEDPLFILYTSGSTGKPKGVLHTTGGYLVYAAMTFKYVFDYHPGEIYWCTADVGWVTGHSYLLYGPLACGAITLMFEGVPNSPTVNRMAQVIDKHQVNILYTAPTAIRALMAEGDKAIEGTSRDSLRIMGSVGEPINPEAWEWYYNKIGNGNCPIVDTWWQTETGGFMITPLPGATELKAGSATRPFFGVQPALVDNEGNPQEGACEGNLVITDSWPGQARTLFGDHERFEQTYFSTFKGMYFSGDGARRDEDGYYWITGRVDDVLNISGHRLGTAEIESALVAHPKIAEAAVVGIPHNIKGQAIYAYVTLNHGEEPSPELYTEVRNWVRKEIGSIATPDILHWTDALPKTRSGKIMRRILRKIAAGDTANLGDTSTLADPGVVEKLLEEKQSMNAAS; encoded by the coding sequence ATGAGCCAGATTCATAAGCACCCTGTCCCTGCCGCCATTGCAGAGCATGCCCTGATCAATCCAGAGCAATATCAGCAGTATTACAAACAATCCGTTGAAGACCCGGAAGCCTTTTGGGGGGAACACGGCAAAATCATTGACTGGATCACGCCTTATAGCCAGGTGAAGAATACCTCTTTCGTACCGGGCAATATCTCTATTCGCTGGTTTGAAGATGGCACGCTGAACCTGGCAGCCAACTGCCTCGATCGCCATCTTGCCGAGCGCGGTGACCAGACTGCCATTATCTGGGAAGCAGATAATCCGCAGGAGGAGAGCCAGAGCCTCACTTACCGGCAACTGCATCAACAGGTGTGCCGCTTCGCCAATGCCCTGAAAAAACTGGGCATCCGCAAGGGCGACGTGGTCGCCATCTATATGCCGATGGTGCCGGAAGCGGCTGTCGCGATGCTGGCTTGCGCCCGTATTGGTGCCGTGCACTCGGTGATCTTTGGTGGCTTCTCACCGGATGCCGTGGCCGGACGCATTATCGACTCCAGCGCCAAACTGGTGATCACCGCCGATGAGGGTTTGCGCGCGGGCCGCACCATCCCGCTGAAAAAGAATGTGGATGACGCGCTGAAGAATGCCTCTGTCACGTCCATTACCCATAGCATTGTCCTGCGCCGTACGGGTAAGCAGGGTGAATGGCAGGAGGGACGCGACCTCTGGTGGCACGATGTGATCCGTGATGTGTCCGATGATTGCCCGGCGGAGGAGATGAAGGCGGAAGATCCGCTGTTCATCCTCTATACCTCGGGTTCGACCGGCAAGCCGAAAGGGGTGCTCCATACCACCGGCGGCTATCTGGTCTATGCCGCCATGACCTTCAAATATGTGTTTGATTACCATCCCGGCGAGATTTACTGGTGCACCGCGGATGTCGGCTGGGTAACCGGCCACAGCTACCTGCTCTATGGGCCGCTGGCCTGCGGCGCCATTACGCTGATGTTTGAGGGGGTACCCAACTCCCCTACCGTAAACCGTATGGCACAGGTGATCGACAAGCATCAGGTCAACATCCTCTATACCGCACCGACCGCCATCCGCGCCTTAATGGCCGAGGGGGACAAAGCGATTGAGGGCACCTCCCGCGATTCACTGCGCATCATGGGTTCGGTCGGGGAGCCAATCAACCCGGAAGCCTGGGAGTGGTACTACAACAAGATCGGCAATGGCAACTGCCCAATCGTTGATACCTGGTGGCAGACCGAAACCGGTGGCTTCATGATCACCCCTCTGCCGGGCGCCACAGAGCTGAAGGCCGGTTCCGCGACCCGCCCGTTCTTCGGGGTACAGCCCGCACTGGTTGATAATGAGGGCAATCCGCAAGAGGGAGCCTGTGAAGGCAACCTGGTGATTACCGACTCCTGGCCGGGACAGGCACGTACGCTGTTTGGCGACCATGAGCGCTTCGAGCAGACCTACTTCTCCACCTTCAAAGGCATGTACTTTAGCGGTGATGGCGCGCGCCGGGATGAAGATGGTTACTACTGGATCACCGGCCGGGTGGATGATGTGCTGAATATCTCCGGGCATCGCCTTGGGACGGCGGAGATTGAGTCGGCTCTGGTGGCGCATCCGAAAATTGCAGAGGCCGCGGTGGTTGGCATTCCCCACAACATTAAAGGTCAGGCAATCTACGCCTATGTCACCCTCAACCATGGTGAGGAGCCTTCGCCTGAGCTTTACACAGAAGTACGTAACTGGGTTCGCAAGGAGATTGGCTCCATTGCCACGCCCGATATTCTGCACTGGACCGATGCCCT